In Rouxiella sp. WC2420, the following proteins share a genomic window:
- a CDS encoding GMC family oxidoreductase: MAAIKKDPVDMVIVGFGWTGSLMAMELANSGLRILALERGEQRDTYPDFAYPRNTDELTYGIRLKLFQNASRETVTVRHATADTAMPYRRFGSFLPGDGVGGAGVHWNGMLWRPLEADLKMRSTVTERYGKSFIPPDMTVQDYPFTYAEMEPYFDKFEKICGASGNAGNINGEKIEGGNPFEAPRKNAYPTKAQKRQYGGDLFAQAAQGLGYHPFTLPAAICTESYSNPYGVQLGVCNYCGFCERFGCFNYSKASPQTTVLPALYQHKNFELRTQAQVIRVNTDSTGKKATGVTYIDAQGQEIEQPASIVVLSTFQLNNVRLLLLSKIGKPYDPLTGEGVVGKNYAYQMNGGIKLFFNKQKIFNPFAATGATGVFMDDFNSENFDHGSLGFVGGATISATTTGGRPIQQMSTPSSAPRWGSGWKSAIKDNYLHNMGVGSSGSVMPYKQCYLDLDPTYRDVHGQPLLRMTFDWQQNELKMTNFIKEKAEGIVKAMAPDHYDVGFMGMNAHYDVRPYQSTHTTGGAIMGDNPKNSVVNKYLQSWDVPNVFVLGACCFPQNLAYNPTGIVGATALFAANAIRTQYLGNPGPLVQA; the protein is encoded by the coding sequence ATGGCAGCAATTAAAAAAGATCCCGTTGATATGGTGATCGTTGGATTCGGCTGGACCGGATCTCTGATGGCCATGGAACTGGCGAACAGTGGGCTGCGTATTCTCGCCCTCGAGCGTGGTGAACAACGCGATACCTATCCTGATTTTGCCTACCCTCGTAATACCGATGAGCTGACCTATGGCATTCGCCTCAAGCTTTTCCAGAATGCGTCAAGAGAAACTGTCACCGTCCGTCATGCCACGGCGGATACTGCCATGCCTTATCGCCGCTTTGGTTCCTTCCTGCCGGGTGATGGAGTAGGTGGGGCAGGCGTGCACTGGAATGGGATGTTGTGGCGGCCTTTAGAGGCGGATCTTAAAATGCGCAGCACGGTTACTGAACGTTATGGCAAATCCTTTATTCCGCCAGATATGACAGTGCAGGATTACCCTTTCACTTACGCCGAAATGGAACCCTATTTCGATAAGTTCGAGAAGATCTGCGGAGCCTCGGGCAATGCTGGCAACATTAACGGTGAGAAGATCGAGGGCGGCAACCCATTCGAAGCGCCGCGTAAAAATGCTTATCCTACCAAAGCACAGAAGCGTCAATATGGTGGCGATCTTTTTGCGCAGGCTGCTCAAGGACTCGGTTATCACCCGTTTACCTTGCCGGCCGCCATTTGTACCGAGTCCTACAGCAATCCTTACGGCGTGCAGCTTGGCGTTTGTAACTACTGCGGTTTCTGTGAACGTTTCGGTTGCTTTAACTACTCCAAAGCTTCTCCGCAAACTACGGTGCTACCGGCACTTTATCAGCACAAGAATTTTGAACTGCGCACTCAGGCCCAGGTAATCCGCGTCAATACTGACTCCACAGGTAAAAAAGCCACTGGCGTGACTTATATTGATGCGCAAGGACAGGAAATTGAACAGCCCGCATCCATCGTAGTGCTGAGTACTTTCCAACTGAATAACGTCCGCCTGCTGCTGCTGTCAAAAATCGGCAAGCCTTACGATCCGCTAACCGGTGAAGGGGTGGTAGGAAAAAACTATGCCTATCAGATGAACGGTGGAATTAAGCTCTTCTTTAATAAACAGAAAATCTTCAACCCGTTTGCGGCAACTGGCGCAACTGGCGTGTTCATGGATGATTTTAACTCGGAAAACTTTGACCACGGCAGCCTGGGCTTTGTCGGCGGGGCAACTATTTCTGCCACCACGACCGGCGGTCGCCCAATTCAGCAAATGAGTACGCCAAGTAGCGCGCCTCGTTGGGGCTCGGGCTGGAAATCGGCGATTAAAGACAACTATTTGCACAACATGGGTGTCGGATCGTCCGGTTCAGTCATGCCTTACAAGCAGTGTTATCTCGATCTCGATCCCACTTATCGCGATGTGCACGGCCAGCCTCTGCTGCGCATGACGTTCGACTGGCAGCAGAACGAACTGAAGATGACCAACTTTATCAAAGAGAAAGCCGAAGGGATCGTTAAAGCCATGGCGCCGGATCACTACGATGTTGGCTTTATGGGAATGAATGCACATTACGATGTGCGCCCTTATCAGTCCACGCACACCACCGGTGGCGCCATCATGGGCGACAACCCGAAAAATAGCGTGGTCAATAAGTACCTGCAAAGCTGGGATGTGCCAAACGTGTTTGTGCTGGGAGCCTGTTGTTTCCCACAGAACCTGGCCTATAACCCGACCGGGATCGTGGGGGCCACAGCACTGTTTGCAGCCAATGCGATTCGTACACAGTATCTGGGGAATCCCGGACCGCTGGTTCAGGCTTAA
- a CDS encoding gluconate 2-dehydrogenase subunit 3 family protein → MEKKIETQVPSRRRFLQKTLSLIPLAAAGGSSIVALSAPAAESQGVSDHYVPTYFNNDEWRFILAACDRLIPSDSNGPGAVSEGVPVFIDKQMELPYGFGHLWYMHPPFASAIPELGYQSSLVPRETYRQGIKAINQHCQQQFQQPFASLGHEQQDAILHDLDAGKLTFDNVPGKLLFEQLLENTKEGYLADPLHGGNQTLASWKMIGFPGARADYQDQMNLPNQPYPLGPVSISGKRSV, encoded by the coding sequence ATGGAAAAAAAAATAGAAACACAGGTGCCGTCCCGAAGGCGCTTCTTGCAGAAAACCTTGTCACTTATCCCTCTCGCAGCGGCGGGAGGAAGCAGTATTGTGGCGCTCTCGGCCCCTGCTGCCGAGTCGCAAGGCGTCTCCGATCATTACGTTCCCACCTATTTCAATAACGATGAATGGCGCTTTATTTTGGCCGCCTGCGATCGTTTGATCCCCTCTGACAGCAATGGCCCCGGTGCCGTCAGTGAAGGCGTACCCGTTTTTATCGACAAACAAATGGAGCTGCCTTACGGCTTCGGCCACCTGTGGTACATGCACCCGCCATTTGCCAGCGCAATTCCCGAACTGGGTTACCAGTCCAGCCTTGTCCCACGAGAAACCTATCGGCAGGGCATCAAAGCAATTAATCAGCACTGTCAGCAGCAGTTTCAGCAGCCGTTTGCGAGTCTTGGCCATGAGCAGCAGGACGCAATACTGCACGATCTCGATGCTGGCAAACTGACCTTTGATAACGTGCCCGGCAAGCTGTTGTTTGAGCAGCTTTTGGAAAATACCAAGGAAGGCTACCTCGCCGATCCGCTGCACGGCGGTAACCAGACGCTCGCCTCCTGGAAAATGATTGGATTCCCCGGCGCTCGCGCCGATTACCAGGATCAAATGAACCTTCCAAACCAGCCTTATCCGCTGGGACCGGTGAGTATTTCAGGCAAACGGAGCGTTTAA
- a CDS encoding VOC family protein, which produces MTSQLPEPCFDIAHLAHVEMFTDKFEESLDFFVNVYGLTVSDQNENHAWLRAWDDYEFHTLKLTRHHTTGVGHIAYRASSEAALMRRVAAIEASKYEVIGWIDGEQGHGRAFRFSDPFGHVFEIYYDTVRYQAEASERPSLKNLAQRYHGRGASPRRLDHLNLLASDVGEFKNFMETCLGSRVTEMIQLDNGRIGGCWFTINNKTYDLACTEEHGGGNGRLHHVTYATDSREDILRAADIFLENGVHIETGPHKHAIQGTFFLYVWEPAGNRVELANSGARLILAPDWQTVVWTETERKKGQAWGLKTIETFHTHGTPPVPKHLKE; this is translated from the coding sequence ATGACAAGCCAACTTCCAGAACCTTGTTTTGACATTGCGCATCTGGCTCACGTTGAGATGTTTACCGACAAATTCGAAGAGAGCCTCGATTTCTTCGTTAATGTCTATGGCCTGACCGTGTCAGATCAAAATGAGAATCATGCGTGGCTGCGTGCCTGGGATGACTATGAGTTTCATACTTTAAAGCTTACGCGCCATCACACCACAGGCGTTGGGCACATTGCCTATCGAGCATCTTCCGAAGCGGCACTTATGCGCCGTGTAGCTGCGATTGAAGCCAGTAAATATGAAGTTATTGGATGGATTGACGGTGAACAGGGGCATGGTAGAGCCTTTCGCTTTTCCGATCCTTTTGGCCATGTTTTTGAGATTTATTATGATACCGTGCGCTATCAGGCCGAGGCGAGTGAACGCCCGTCGCTCAAAAATCTGGCGCAGCGCTATCATGGCCGTGGAGCCTCTCCGCGCCGACTGGATCATCTTAATCTGCTCGCTTCAGACGTGGGTGAATTCAAAAACTTTATGGAAACCTGCCTCGGCTCGCGTGTTACCGAGATGATTCAGCTGGATAATGGCCGTATAGGTGGTTGCTGGTTTACCATTAATAATAAAACTTATGATTTGGCCTGCACCGAAGAACACGGCGGCGGGAACGGACGTTTGCATCACGTCACCTACGCTACCGACTCCCGTGAAGACATTCTTCGCGCTGCAGATATCTTTTTGGAAAACGGTGTACACATTGAGACTGGCCCGCATAAGCATGCGATTCAGGGCACCTTTTTCCTCTATGTCTGGGAGCCTGCCGGTAACCGCGTCGAGTTGGCAAACTCAGGCGCTCGACTGATTCTGGCCCCAGACTGGCAAACGGTAGTGTGGACAGAAACTGAGCGTAAGAAAGGGCAGGCCTGGGGATTAAAGACTATCGAAACTTTCCATACCCACGGCACGCCGCCCGTGCCTAAGCACCTGAAAGAGTAA
- a CDS encoding GNAT family N-acetyltransferase: MEYIGKSVKLCLVSIADYEFVHSIRVLPSSIKFLSQVDNNPLEQKRWLESYKEREISGKEYYFLIVRLDTATPVGTIRAYNVDNIESIAQCGSWILTDKKTLSSAIESILLMCQAMNDKGIKTVIVDARKDNAKALKFIIKISHRFHSEDDTNLYYEIDVPTMVQRFYKDNLKYLKPQTSV; this comes from the coding sequence ATGGAATATATTGGAAAATCAGTAAAGCTATGCCTTGTTTCAATAGCGGATTATGAGTTTGTACATAGTATCAGAGTGTTACCTTCCAGCATTAAGTTTCTTAGCCAAGTCGATAATAACCCTCTGGAACAAAAACGTTGGCTTGAAAGTTATAAAGAAAGAGAAATATCTGGTAAAGAATATTACTTTCTGATTGTTAGATTAGATACAGCAACGCCTGTTGGCACCATTAGAGCCTATAACGTTGATAATATTGAAAGTATTGCCCAGTGTGGCAGTTGGATCCTGACAGATAAAAAAACGTTAAGCTCCGCCATTGAGAGCATTTTATTAATGTGCCAGGCGATGAATGATAAAGGAATTAAAACAGTCATTGTGGACGCACGTAAAGATAATGCTAAAGCATTAAAGTTTATAATAAAAATATCTCATCGTTTCCACAGCGAGGATGACACCAACTTATACTATGAAATTGATGTCCCCACTATGGTTCAACGATTTTATAAAGACAACTTGAAATACCTTAAGCCACAAACATCAGTGTAG